A window of the Myxococcus fulvus genome harbors these coding sequences:
- a CDS encoding choice-of-anchor A family protein: MRPALLSAFLVALVVACSDTPPPQVGPTPSLQPARSRDEARAERERVARQQRVAKGSASLAPTPAQLDERAQALAQSLDIGARLTSVQLSAPELEGALAGASFGDIKPRKGTSLAVMSTGHINSDNNLPEPGWDYGPTGEEGDVVTLTLTLNVPVGVNRLSFDYRFLSAESPEYIGTQFNDQFTAVVRDDSGRRVRVVEEASVNSSHFFDASETRAKNTKFDKLLADDPAGTDYFPTSYPPRTPTFPDAGITDFKIVHVPVIPGEVVIEFSIRDVGDGIFDSTVVLDNLRVSSLEVINPNPALVVQEHGTVETDPVKLSTPALDGKRILSVAADGATQLLLRAQVPGPGRMDFTLMNVTTLVNGGVGALGSSTQAVTVNVEALPGYQGEYYAFALYTSPEDFNDGASADKSERTVQLSTRFTPQTGTGYEDTYELSVVRPPVVAIHDIWSNCLTWNEHAEISTNALFNVTCADYSATNSASMDHAVNKEVLGKAIDEALSEARDKDIAVTQVEVLAHGMGGLMARRYVDGLNYKSASNLNAGTVNRLITLNTPHLGSRIADELKKVKDKLLALDGGVDGEQWQKFNNTLQDAGIRVSGPLGGAIDELRTDSGIITSLKTTPVPSHIMFSRGGLAVDRNASTPLLTPFTTALYTNMEFLHPMWDGTDASAAVKRTLILGANSKIFCTDDHDLFLAEAEQFSGDAGTAVSPFFVSRTNKETEHFMVPTDVAHHVKIETLLNSPVRGPLFAPSLLAPSLVPPRARCAGGAFAPSGGTLAPQSEDDDPLLEHREPTPTELELQEVLALAGGLRITSPAPGAVVTPGSTITVAVEATGGFVPEALLIVADGHVVRHEGMPLKVQVQIPPKALGGITLFATGIALNGEIQQSSAVSLTVSSSAVVTSLSVLNGDAHIRGVGKTSNLVVVGAFTDGVKRDVTRATTGTIYSTSNPSVAVVSPDGVVTGVGPGLATIVVRNTTIATSVTVAVKEGTTAQCLEVRLGDYNLFVLEDYRQGVDVGGRVAAGGNILLDAFRVGWKLPATETANVLVAGNDMRLQNGTVWGSARYGGNLTTVGPVIFQRGNAARGMPIDFVARGEALRTLSGHLKALPANGTTTLESWGGVLLKGTSPKVNVFNVPSTAFASATLLSIDAPANSLVVINVSGTTARFTNFGHVFAGGIDETGVLFNLPDATSLTAFDYGFYGTVLAPRAHVAFSDGSWVGSIYARSMTGNAVGHINNLRDTDICP, translated from the coding sequence ATGCGCCCTGCTCTGTTGTCCGCGTTCCTCGTGGCCCTGGTCGTCGCCTGCAGTGACACCCCGCCCCCCCAGGTCGGACCCACGCCAAGCCTCCAGCCCGCGCGCTCCCGGGACGAGGCGCGGGCGGAGCGCGAGCGCGTCGCGCGCCAGCAGCGGGTGGCGAAGGGGAGCGCGTCGCTCGCCCCCACGCCCGCGCAGTTGGACGAACGGGCCCAGGCCCTGGCCCAGTCCCTGGACATCGGCGCGAGGCTGACGAGCGTCCAGCTCAGCGCGCCCGAGCTGGAGGGGGCGCTCGCCGGAGCCTCCTTCGGCGACATCAAGCCCCGAAAGGGCACCTCGCTGGCCGTCATGAGCACCGGCCACATCAACAGCGACAACAACCTGCCCGAGCCTGGTTGGGACTACGGGCCCACCGGGGAGGAGGGGGACGTCGTCACCCTCACCCTCACGCTCAACGTTCCCGTGGGCGTCAACCGCCTGTCGTTCGACTACCGCTTCCTGAGCGCCGAGTCCCCGGAGTACATCGGCACCCAGTTCAACGACCAGTTCACCGCCGTCGTCCGGGACGATTCGGGCAGGCGCGTCCGCGTCGTCGAGGAGGCCTCGGTCAACAGCTCGCACTTCTTCGATGCCTCGGAGACGCGCGCCAAGAACACGAAGTTCGACAAGCTGCTCGCGGACGACCCCGCCGGCACCGACTACTTCCCGACCAGCTATCCCCCCAGGACCCCCACCTTCCCGGACGCGGGCATCACCGACTTCAAGATCGTCCACGTCCCCGTCATTCCAGGCGAGGTCGTCATCGAGTTCTCCATCCGCGACGTGGGCGACGGCATCTTCGACTCCACGGTGGTGCTCGACAACCTGCGCGTCTCCAGCCTGGAGGTCATCAACCCCAACCCCGCGCTCGTCGTCCAGGAGCACGGCACCGTGGAGACGGACCCGGTGAAGCTCTCCACCCCCGCGCTGGACGGCAAGCGCATCCTCTCCGTGGCGGCGGACGGAGCCACCCAACTGCTGCTGCGCGCCCAGGTCCCCGGCCCCGGCAGGATGGACTTCACCCTGATGAACGTCACCACGCTGGTCAACGGCGGGGTCGGCGCGCTGGGGAGCAGCACCCAGGCCGTCACCGTCAACGTGGAGGCCCTTCCCGGGTATCAGGGCGAGTATTACGCCTTCGCCTTGTACACCAGCCCCGAGGACTTCAACGACGGGGCCTCCGCGGACAAGAGCGAACGGACCGTGCAGCTCTCCACGCGGTTCACCCCCCAGACGGGCACGGGCTACGAGGACACCTACGAGCTGTCGGTGGTGCGTCCGCCCGTGGTCGCAATCCACGACATCTGGTCCAACTGCCTCACCTGGAACGAGCATGCGGAGATCTCCACGAACGCGCTCTTCAACGTCACCTGCGCCGACTACTCCGCCACCAACTCCGCGAGCATGGACCACGCGGTCAACAAGGAAGTCCTCGGCAAGGCCATCGACGAGGCGCTGAGCGAAGCGCGCGACAAGGACATCGCCGTCACCCAGGTGGAGGTGCTCGCGCATGGCATGGGCGGACTCATGGCGCGCCGCTATGTGGACGGGCTCAACTACAAGAGCGCCTCCAACCTCAACGCGGGAACGGTCAACCGGCTCATCACCCTGAACACCCCCCACCTGGGCTCGCGCATCGCCGACGAGCTCAAGAAGGTGAAGGACAAGCTGCTGGCGCTGGACGGAGGCGTCGACGGAGAGCAATGGCAGAAGTTCAACAACACCCTGCAGGACGCGGGCATCCGGGTCTCGGGCCCCCTGGGCGGTGCCATCGACGAGCTGCGGACGGACAGCGGCATCATCACCAGCCTCAAGACCACGCCCGTCCCCTCCCACATCATGTTCAGCCGCGGCGGCCTGGCGGTGGACCGGAACGCAAGCACACCGCTGCTCACGCCTTTCACCACCGCGCTCTACACCAACATGGAGTTCCTGCATCCCATGTGGGACGGCACGGACGCGTCGGCCGCGGTCAAGCGGACGCTCATCCTCGGAGCGAACAGCAAGATCTTCTGCACCGATGACCATGACCTGTTCCTGGCCGAGGCCGAACAGTTCAGCGGCGACGCGGGCACGGCCGTGTCCCCCTTCTTCGTGAGTCGCACCAACAAGGAGACGGAGCACTTCATGGTCCCGACCGACGTGGCCCACCACGTCAAGATCGAGACGCTGCTCAACAGCCCCGTTCGCGGCCCGCTGTTCGCTCCATCCCTGCTGGCGCCATCCCTGGTGCCCCCAAGAGCGCGCTGCGCCGGCGGCGCCTTCGCTCCCTCGGGCGGCACGCTCGCCCCCCAGAGCGAGGACGACGACCCGCTGCTCGAGCACCGCGAGCCCACGCCGACGGAGCTGGAGCTCCAGGAGGTCCTGGCACTGGCCGGAGGCCTGCGAATCACCTCACCCGCGCCGGGCGCCGTCGTGACGCCGGGGAGCACCATCACCGTCGCCGTGGAGGCCACGGGCGGCTTCGTGCCGGAGGCGCTGCTCATCGTGGCGGATGGCCACGTGGTGCGCCACGAAGGCATGCCGCTGAAGGTCCAGGTCCAGATCCCGCCCAAGGCGCTGGGCGGCATCACCCTCTTCGCCACCGGAATCGCGCTGAACGGAGAGATTCAACAGTCGAGCGCGGTGTCGCTCACCGTGTCCTCCTCGGCGGTGGTGACCTCGCTGTCCGTACTCAACGGGGACGCCCACATCCGCGGCGTGGGCAAGACGAGCAACCTCGTCGTCGTCGGCGCCTTCACGGACGGCGTCAAGCGGGACGTCACCCGGGCGACCACGGGGACCATCTACTCGACCTCCAATCCCAGCGTCGCCGTGGTGAGCCCGGATGGCGTGGTGACGGGCGTGGGCCCGGGCCTTGCGACCATCGTCGTGCGCAACACCACCATCGCCACCAGCGTCACCGTGGCGGTGAAGGAGGGCACCACCGCCCAATGCCTGGAGGTCCGGCTGGGGGACTACAACCTCTTCGTGCTCGAGGACTATCGCCAGGGCGTGGACGTGGGCGGCAGGGTCGCCGCCGGCGGCAACATCCTCCTGGACGCCTTCCGGGTCGGCTGGAAGCTCCCCGCGACGGAGACCGCCAACGTGCTGGTGGCCGGCAATGACATGAGGCTCCAGAACGGGACGGTCTGGGGGAGCGCCCGCTACGGAGGGAACCTGACCACCGTGGGGCCCGTCATCTTCCAGCGAGGCAATGCCGCGCGGGGCATGCCCATCGACTTCGTCGCGCGGGGCGAGGCCCTTCGCACCCTCTCCGGCCACTTGAAGGCCCTGCCCGCCAACGGCACCACCACCCTGGAGAGCTGGGGCGGCGTCCTGTTGAAGGGAACATCACCCAAGGTCAACGTCTTCAACGTGCCTTCAACCGCCTTCGCCTCCGCAACGC